Genomic DNA from Candidatus Rokuibacteriota bacterium:
GTGGGCCAGCGGCCAGGACGGGAACGTGTTGGTCGAGAAGCGCTGGTGGACCAGCGCCAGCGCCGACTCGGCGGCCGGGTCCACGATGTCCGGGAACATGGTCTCGATCTGGGTCGCCAGGAGCATCCCCTTGTAGATGAGCGTGTTCGACGACAGGCTCGGGAGGTAGAAGAACTTCCGCGCCGGCATGTCCGAGCCCCAGATCGCGTGCTCGACGCGCTTGCGGATCACGTAGAGGCGGCGCTCGAAGGCCCTGTCGTCGGTCAGGTCTGGGCTCCGGCCGATGAAGATCTGCGTGATGCGGGGCTCCGCGGACTTCGCGGTGGGGCCGACCGGCGAGTCGTCGGTGGGGACGTCGCGCCACCCGAGCAGGGTCTGGCCTTCTTCCGCGATGATGTGGGCGAAGACGTCCTGGCAGCGCACCGCCTGGGCCGGGTCCCGCGGCAGGAAGACGAGCCCTGCGCCGTAGTGCCGGGGACCTGGGAGGGAGATCCCGAGCTTGGCGCACTCCCGGGCCAGGAAGGCGTGAGGCATCTGGATCAGGATCCCCGCGCCGTCCCCGGTGTTCGGGTCGCACCCGCACGCGCCGCGGTGGAGCAGGTTCTTGAGGACCATCAGCGCCTGCTGGATGATCCGGTGGGACTTCCGCCCGTTGATGTCCACCACAAAGCCGACTCCGCAGCTGTCGTGCTCGAACCTGGGGTCGTAGAGCCCCTGTTTCGGCGGCATGCCAGGCGCGTTCATGGGTCCGTCCTCTGGGCGTTCGCCCGCGGGTGATGAGCGCTCACCTGCTCGATCCTCTGCACATCAAGGTTGTGAACCTGTGCACAAAGCCACATGTTTCCCGAGAGGATACACCGGGCGAAATCATTAGCCAAGGGAAATTTTAGAATAGTTTGCATTAGGCGTCCTTATAGTATACGCTAATCGAAATGAACCTGGAAACGCTCCACCTCTACTGCGACATCGTTCGCTTCCGCAGTTTTTCGCGCGGGGCCTCGACCAACGGTGTCTCACAGTCCGCGGCCAGCCAGGCGGTCCGACAGCTCGAGGCCGACGTGGACGTGCGGCTCCTCGACCGGAGCAAGCGTCCCTTCGCCCTGACTCCCGAGGGGCGTGCCTTCTACGAGGGCTGCCGCGACCTCCTCCAGCAATACGAGAAGGTCCGGGCTCGGATTGCCTCGGCGCGGAGCCGGCTGTCCGGGCCCGTCCGCGTGGCGGCCATCTACTCGGTCGGCCTCCACGAGATGAGCCGCCACGTGCAGCCATTCATGAGCCAGTACCCCGAGGCCAAGGTCCACCTGGAGTGCCTCCACCCCCACAAGGTCATCGAGGCCGTCCTGAACGACGAGGCCGACGTCGGCGTGATGTCGTACCCTCCCAGCAACCGGGCGCTGGCGGTCCTGCCGTGGCGGTCCGAGCGGATGGTGCTCGTCTGCCACCCGAACCACCGCCTCGCCCACCGGCGCATCGTGCGCGCCGAGGAGCTGCAGGCGGAGAACTTCGTCGGCTTCGACCCGGATCTGGCGATCCGCAGGGCCATCGACCGCGCGCTCAAGCAGCGGAACGTCAAGGTGAACGTGGTCATGGAGTTCGACAACATCGAGACGATCAAGCAGGCCATCGCGATCGCGGCGGGCGTGAGCATCCTGCCCGGGCCGACGGTGCTCAAAGAGGTGCGGATTGGCACGCTGGCGGCCTCCCCGCTGGACATCCCCCATCTCGTGCGCCCCGTGGGGATCGTCTATCGCCGCCAGAAGCCGCTGACCCCGATCGTGTCCCGCTTCATCGAGTCGCTCCAGAAGGCCGCCGGGGAGGCGGAGGGGTGAGCGGCACCCTCGCCGTGGGAGGGGCAAGCCGGCGGAGAGCCCGGGTCCGGTTCGTGATAGGCTGAGGGCGTGACCACCGGCCTCCAGATCGGACGCTTCCTCAGCCGGTCCGGGATCCGCGTCTACCAGCTTCCGGTCGAGACGTTCCCCGGCCACGTGAACAACGTCTACCTGATCCTCGACGGCGACCGGACCACGCTCTTCGACGTCGGCTCGGGCACGCCGCAGTCCGTCGAGGGGCTGACCCGGTGCGTGGCCGAGGTCCGCGACCGGTTCGGCGAGCGCGTTGGGCTGGACTCGATCCAGCACGTGGTGATCAGCCACTCGCACATCGACCACTTCGGCTACGTCACGTACTTCGCCGAGCAGACCGACGCGGAGGTGTACATCCATGAGCTGGATGCCCGGGTCCTGAACAACTTCGAGGAGCGCATCGTGCTTGCCTCCAAGGACCTCCGGGTCTTCATGGAGCGCTCCGGGCTGGGGCCAGAGGCCCGGCAGGAGCTCGAGGAGATGTACCGGTTCTCAAAAGACTTCTTCAAATCGGTCGAGCTGGACCGGACGCTCCGGGACGGCGACGCCATCATTAACGGCTACCTGGTCCACCACGTGCCGGGCCACTGCCCGGGCCAGATCTGCCTCCAGGTCGACGGGTTCCTCTTCACGGCGGACCACGTGCTGTCCCGGATCACCCCGCACCAGTCCCCGGCCTCCATCACGCCGTTCTGCGGGCTGGAGCACTACCTCGTGTCGCTAGAGAAGATCCGGGCGGTGCAGGGCGTCAGCCTCGCGCTGCCGGGCCACGAGGATCCGATCCCCGATCTCCCCGGCCGCATCGGCGAGATCATCACCCATCACCACCGGCGCCTGAACCAGGTCCTCGAGATCTGCGCGACGCCACGGCACCTGGTGGAGATCTCCAAGGCGCTGTTCGGCCGGAAGTCCGGGTACACGCGCATCCTGGCGCTGGAGGAGGCTGGAGCCCACGTAGAGTATCTCTTCCAGCGGGGCGAGCTTCGGATCGCCAACCTGGAGGCGGTCAGCCGCGAGGCGAACCCGGTCATCTACTACGAGACGCGACGAGGCGCCAGTCTGTGACCTCTCCCCAGGCCCTGCTGATCATCGCCGCGAGCGAGGTGGACGCCAACCTCTATTACGCGACGCGCTTCCTGGCCCCGGACCCGTTCGTCTTCGTGCAGGTGGACGGGCACAAAGTGCTCCTCATGAGCGACCTGGAGATCGACCGCGCCCGGAGCCAGGCCAGGGTGGACGAGGTCTGCTCGTTCTCCACCTACGAGTCGAAGGCGCGCCAGCGCTGGCAGAGCCCGCACCTGATCGACACGCTGTCGCTGCTCCTGGAAGAGCGGGGCGTGGACGCCCTCACCGTTCCGGCCAGCTTCCCCGTCGAGTACGCGGACCGGCTCCGCGAGAAGGGGATCCGCGTGGCCCCGAAGGCCGACCCGTTCTTCCCCGAGCGCCTGATCAAGTCCGAAGAGGAGATCGCGGCCATCGAGCAGACCCAGCGGCATACGGAAGCCGCGCTGGAGGCCGCGCTCGATCTCCTCCGGGAGAGCGAGATCCGGGGCGAGGAGGTGTACTGGCGCGGTGAGGTGCTCACCGCCGAGAGACTGAAGAAGGTCATTAACGTCTCCCTCATGGAGAACGACTGCATCGCCCAGCACACGATCGTGGCCTGTGGCATCCAGGGCGTGGACCCCCACAACCAGGGATCCGGACCTATTCGCGCGCACGAATCCATCGTGTTCGACATCTTCCCCCGGTCGAGCCAGAGCCGCTACTTCGCCGACATGACCCGCACGGTCGTGAAGGGGACCGCGTCGGATGCGCTCAAGCGGATGTACGACGCCGTCCTCGCCGCGCAGCTCCGGGGGATCGAGCTGATCCGGGACGGGGCCTCGGGCCAGGCGGTCCACGGCGAGGTGGCCCGGACCATGGAGCGGCTCGGCTTCGAGACCGGCGTGGTCGACGGCCGCAACCAGGGGTTCTTCCACGGGACCGGCCACGGGGTCGGCCTCGACATTCACGAGCCGCCCCGGATCAGTAAGGTCGATCACACGCTCCGGACCGGGCAGGTCGTCACTGTCGAGCCCGGGCTTTACTACCCGGCATGGGGGGCGGTCCGGATCGAGGATATGGTCATCGTCGGTCCCTCAGGCTGCCGGAACCTGACCCGGGCCGCCAAGTTCCTGGAGGTCTAGGAATCGGAGGGAGCTCCGCTCCGACCGGCGGCCGGGCCCCGTTGGTCTAGCGGTCTGACCGCCAAGCGCCTTGCTATTTCGCGGTGAGGCAGGTAGGATAGGGTTCTGCTTGGAAGTTCCATCCGCAGTGGGCTCGGTGACGCGGCGCCAATCAGGAATCGGAGCAGCCGGAGGTGTGGCCGCCGCGCAGGCCGGGCCAGGACGTTCGGCAGGAGAGGAGCAGGACGATGAGCGAGTACCAGGACGAGTATTCGGAGTCGCTCGAGAGCGAATTTCGGAAGCTTCAAGGGGCGCTTCTGAGCGACACCGTCAAGCTCCTGGCCCCGAGCGAGCCCATCCCCCTCACGGTGGACACGACCGTGCACGAGGCGGTCTCCAAGATGGTGGCCGACCGGCGGGCGGCGGTGGTGATCGTGGACGCTGCAGGACGCCTCATCGGCATCTTCACCGAGCGCGATGTGCTGACGCGCGTCGTGGGCCAGGGGCGCGACATTCACCAGGCCAAGCTGGGCGAGGTGATGACGCCTGACCCTGAGGCGGTCTCGCCCGATGACCGGATCTGCTACGCGGTCAACCGGATGAACATCGCCGGCTACCGGACGGTCCCGCTCGTGGACGCCGAAGGGCGCCCGATCGGGATCGTGACGGTCAACGACGTGGTCAAGTGGCTGGCCGAGATCTTCCCTGAGGCCGTGCTGAACCTGCGGCCGGGAGACGAGATCAAGCGGCCTCTCCAGGTGGACGCGGGCTAGAGTCAAGTTCGAGCCGAGGGCCGTCGGCCATGCCGACCGGCTGGCCCGGCACGAGGCGAGGCCCGATTGATCGTTCGATAGGAGACGACATCCGATGAGCGAGACCGTCGCGTCGGCATCTCTCGTCAAGAAGCTGCGTCGTCAGCTCGATCGTGCCGTTGTCCGCTTCGCCGGGGACTCCGGCGACGGCATGCAGGTCACCGGCGAGCAGTTCTCCACGGAGGCGGCCTGGGCCGGCGCGGACATCGCGACGCTCCCGAACTTCCCGGCCGAGATCCGCGCTCCGGCCGGGACGCTGTTCGGGGTGTCCAGCTACCAGCTCCAGTTCGGCAGCCGGCGCGTCTACACGCCCGGCGATCGGCTGGACTGCCTGGTGGTGATGAACCCCGCCGCGCTCAAGGTCCACCTGGGTGACCTCAAGGACGGTGGGCTCTTGATCGTGAACACGGCGGCCTTCGAGAAGAAAAACCTGGACCGTGCGGGGTACCCCTCCAACCCGCTGGAAGATCCCGCGCTGGCCGAGCGCTACCGGCTCCACCAGGTGGACATCACGCGCCTGACCATGGAGGCGCTCGAGGGGCTGGCGCTCAACGTCAAGGAGAAGGAGCGCTGCAAGAACTTCTTCGCGCTCGGGCTCGTCTCGTGGATCTACACGCGGCCGATCCAGCCCACACTCGACTGGATCACGCGGCGGTTCACGAAGAACGCGACGATCGCCGAGGCAAACACCCGCGCCCTGAAGGCCGGCTACGCCTTCGGCGAGACGGCCGAGATCTTCACCGAGTACTACGGGATCGAGCCGGCGGAGATGGCGCCGGGGCTCTACCGGAGCATGACCGGCAACCGGGCCCTGGCCTGGGGTGTGCTGGCGGCGGCCGAGCGGACGAAGCTCCGTGTCGTCTACGGGGCGTACCCGATCACGCCGGCGAGCGACATCCTGCACGAGCTCTCCCTGCACAAGCGGTTCGGGGTCCGGACCATGCAGGCCGAGGATGAGATCGCCGCGGTCGGGGCGGTCATCGGGGCGGCGTTCGGCGGCGCCATCGGCGTCTGCGCCACGAGCGGCCCGGGGATGGCGCTGAAGTCGGAGGGAGTCAACCTGGCCGTCATGGCCGAGCTCCCGGTCGTGATCTTCGACATCCAGCGGGGCGGGCCGAGCACCGGCCTGCCGACGAAGACCGAGCAGGCGGACCTGCTCCAGGCGCTCTACGGGCGCAACAGCGAATCGCCGGTGGTCGTGCTCGCCCCGATTACCCCGGGCGACTGCTTCTTCATCGCCTACGAGGCGATCCGGATCGCCGTGAAGTACATGGTGCCGGTGATCGTCCTGAGCGACGGCTACCTGGCCAACGGCTCCGAGCCATGGCTGATTCCCGACCCGAAGACGCTCCCGGAGATCGCGGTCAGCTTCCGGACCGATCCCGAGGGGTTCTTCCCCTACGTGCGCGACGAGGCGACGCTCGCGCGTCCGTGGGTCCGCCCCGGGACCCCGGGCCTCGAGCACCGGATCGGCGGGCTCGAGAAGGAGCACATCACCGGCAATGTCTCCTACGATCCGGAGAACCACGACCTGATGGTGCGGCTCCGGGCCGAGAAGGTGCGGCGGGTCGCGCAGGAGATCCCGCCGACGACGGTGAACGGCCCCGCGGAGGGCGACCTCCTCGTCGTGGGGTGGGGCGGGACATACGGCACGATCACGGCCGCGGTGGAGGAACTCCAACAGGAGGGGAAGGCGGTCGCCAGCATCCAGCTCCGCTACTTGAACCCGCTCCCGCCGGACCTGGGACAGGTTCTTCGCCAGTACCGGCGGGTCCTGGTGCCCGAGATGAACAGCGGGCAGCTCGTCCGCGTCCTCCGCGCCGAGTACCTGGTCGACGCCGTGGGGTTCAACCGGGTGCGCGGGCTCCCGCTCCAGGTCCACGAGGTGCGCGAGGCGATCGAGCAGCTGCTGGAGGAGAAGCAATGAGCGACGCCAGGGGGGTGACCGAGGCCCCGAGGAAGTACACGAAGAAGGACTTCGAGTCCGACCAGGACGTCCGCTGGTGTCCGGGCTGCGGCGACTACGCGATCCTGAGCGCGGTCCAGAAGATGATGCCCGACCTCGGGATCCCGCGCGAAGACATCGTGTTCATCTCGGGGATCGGCTGCTCGAGCCGGTTCCCTTACTACATGAACACGTACGGGTTCCACACGATCCACGGACGGGCCCCGGCCATCGCCACCGGCCTGCGGCTGGCCCGGCCTGAGCTGAAGGTGTTCGTCGTCACCGGTGACGGCGACGGCCTCTCGATCGGCGGAAACCACCTGCTCCACGTCCTGCGCCGCAACGTGAACGTCACCATCCTGCTCTTCAACAACAAAGTGTATGGCCTCACCAAGGGGCAGTATTCCCCGACGAGCGAGCTCGGCAAGGTGACGAAGTCAACCCCGATGGGGTCGGCGGACCGCCCGGTGAGCCCGTGCGGGTTCGCGCTCGGCGCGGAGGCGACGTTCGTGGCCCGGACCGTGGACCGGAATGTGGCCCATGTGGAGGAGACGCTGAAGCGGGCGGCGCACCACCGCGGCGCGGCGTTCGTCGAGATCCTCCAGAACTGCAACGTCTACAACGACCTGGCCTGGAACGTCCTTTACGACCGCGAGTCCCGGATCATGCAGGAGTTGCGGCTCGAGCCCGGCCGGCCGCTCCTGTTCGGGCCGGTGGACGACCGCCACGGGCTCGTGCTGGAGGGGGCGAGGCCGCGGGTGGTGCGGGCCAAGGACGTTCGGGAGAGCGAGCTCTGGGTCCACGACGAGAAGGATCCGTGGAAGGCGCACGTGCTGGCCGGGCTCTGGAGCCCCGATTTCCCGATCCCCGTCGGGGTCCTGCTGGACGTGGAGGCGCCCGTCTACGAGGACATCCTGCTCGAGCAGGAGCGGAAGGCGATCGCGGACCGCGGCCCCGGCGACCTGGCCAAGCTCCTCGTCTCCGGGGACACCTGGCGCATCGGATAAGACTCGGAGGGGGCCTCGACGGCCCCCTCCGAAGCCTCCCCCCGGTGGGTTTTCGAGCGTGGCGGGTTCGGCCATGCCGCGAGGCAGGCCACCCGCCGGGCGAGACCGAGTTGGTTGCGTGGGCAAAGCCCACGCTCGAACGTTAGTGAAGCGAGGCCGACCCCGTGGGGGGTCGGCAAGTTTGTTTTGAGGAGCACATGAGCCTACCGCCTCAATTCCTGCGCGAGCTGACCCGCATCGTCGGCCCGGCCGGCGTCGTCTCGACCCACGAGGGGCGCCTGACGTACGAGTGCGACATGCACACCTTCTACAAGGGCCTCCCGGATGCCGTGGTCCTCCCGACCTCGAGCGCTCAGGTCCTCGACGTGGTGGGCCTCTGCCTCCGCGACGGGGTCCCGGTGGTCCCGCGGGGTTCCGGGACCGGCGTCATCGGCGGCGCGATGGCGCCCCGCGGTGGGGTGATGATCTCCACGACCCGGATGACCCGGATCCTCGACGTGGACCTTCCCAACCGCTGTGCGACCGTGGAGCCCGGGGTGATCAATCTGCGGCTCTCCGACGCGGTGAAGGGTCGGGGGTACTACTTTGCGCCAGATCCCTCGAGCCAGATGGTGTCCTCCATCGGGGGCAACTGCTCCACGAACGCCGGCGGCCCTCACTGCCTCAAGTACGGGATCACGGTGAATCACGTGCTGGGGCTCGAGTTCGTCACGGGCGCGGGAGAGATCATTCGCGTCGGCGGCAAGGTCCGCGAGGTCCCCGGCTACGACCTCACCGGCGTGCTCGTCGGGAGCGAGGGGACACTCGGGATCGTCACCGCGGCGATCGTGAGGCTCCTGCATCTCCCCGAGGCGGTCAAGACCATCCTGGCAGCGTTCGCCACCATCGAGGATGCGTCGGAGACCGTGTCGGCGATCATCGCGGCGGGAATCATCCCGGCGGCGCTCGAATGCCTGGACGAGCCGATGATCCGGGCCATCGAGGAGGGGGTCAGGGCGGGGTATCCGAAGGGCGCCGGGGCCGTCCTCCTCATCGAGCTCGACGGTCCGCGCGCAGAGATCGAGGCCCAGGCGGAGAAGATCGTGGGGATCTGCCGGAGCCGGCTGGCGCTCGAAGTCAGGGTCGCCCGCGACGAGGCGGAACGGGCGCTCCTCTGGAAGGGGAGGAAGGAAGCCGCGGGCGCCCTGGGTCGGCTGACCCGAAGCTGGCTTCTCCAGGACGCGGTGGTTCCGCGATCGAAGCTCCCCCAGGCGATCAGGGCGGTGAACGCCATCGCGGCGCGGCACCGGCTCCTGATCGCGCATGTCTTTCACGCCGGCGACGGAAACCTCCACCCCCTGATCTGCTACGACGAAGAGAAGCCCGGCGAGCTGGAGCGGGCCGTCCAGGCGAACGACGAGCTTCTCCGAACCTGCATCGCCCTGGGCGGCAGCGTCACCGGAGAGCACGGCGTGGGCGTGGACAAGGCGGAGAATTTGCGCCTGCAGTACGGCGACGCCGACCTCGCCTTCATGGGCCGGCTCCGGCGAGTCTTCGATCCCGGCGGCGTCATGAACCCGGGAAAGCTCCTGCCGTCCCACCCGGCCTGCGGCGAGGCCATCCGGCGCACGGGGAAGACCGCTGTCCCCAGCGGCGTCTGGATCTGACGCGTGGCCGTGTCGGCGACCGCTCTCACCGATGGCCTGATCGGGATTCTCGGCTCCGAAGGCCTCCTGACCGATCCCGCCACCCTCGAACGTTGTGCGGTGGACGGGCTCTGCCCTCGCTGGGTCGCGCGTCCCGCCACGGCAGAGGACCTCAGCCGCCTTCTCCACCTGGCCTCTGATGAGGACCTCGCAGTCATTCCGCGGGGTAACGGCGGCAGGATGGCGCTCGGG
This window encodes:
- a CDS encoding LysR family transcriptional regulator, translating into MNLETLHLYCDIVRFRSFSRGASTNGVSQSAASQAVRQLEADVDVRLLDRSKRPFALTPEGRAFYEGCRDLLQQYEKVRARIASARSRLSGPVRVAAIYSVGLHEMSRHVQPFMSQYPEAKVHLECLHPHKVIEAVLNDEADVGVMSYPPSNRALAVLPWRSERMVLVCHPNHRLAHRRIVRAEELQAENFVGFDPDLAIRRAIDRALKQRNVKVNVVMEFDNIETIKQAIAIAAGVSILPGPTVLKEVRIGTLAASPLDIPHLVRPVGIVYRRQKPLTPIVSRFIESLQKAAGEAEG
- a CDS encoding MBL fold metallo-hydrolase, whose amino-acid sequence is MTTGLQIGRFLSRSGIRVYQLPVETFPGHVNNVYLILDGDRTTLFDVGSGTPQSVEGLTRCVAEVRDRFGERVGLDSIQHVVISHSHIDHFGYVTYFAEQTDAEVYIHELDARVLNNFEERIVLASKDLRVFMERSGLGPEARQELEEMYRFSKDFFKSVELDRTLRDGDAIINGYLVHHVPGHCPGQICLQVDGFLFTADHVLSRITPHQSPASITPFCGLEHYLVSLEKIRAVQGVSLALPGHEDPIPDLPGRIGEIITHHHRRLNQVLEICATPRHLVEISKALFGRKSGYTRILALEEAGAHVEYLFQRGELRIANLEAVSREANPVIYYETRRGASL
- a CDS encoding aminopeptidase P family protein, whose translation is MTSPQALLIIAASEVDANLYYATRFLAPDPFVFVQVDGHKVLLMSDLEIDRARSQARVDEVCSFSTYESKARQRWQSPHLIDTLSLLLEERGVDALTVPASFPVEYADRLREKGIRVAPKADPFFPERLIKSEEEIAAIEQTQRHTEAALEAALDLLRESEIRGEEVYWRGEVLTAERLKKVINVSLMENDCIAQHTIVACGIQGVDPHNQGSGPIRAHESIVFDIFPRSSQSRYFADMTRTVVKGTASDALKRMYDAVLAAQLRGIELIRDGASGQAVHGEVARTMERLGFETGVVDGRNQGFFHGTGHGVGLDIHEPPRISKVDHTLRTGQVVTVEPGLYYPAWGAVRIEDMVIVGPSGCRNLTRAAKFLEV
- a CDS encoding CBS domain-containing protein, with translation MSEYQDEYSESLESEFRKLQGALLSDTVKLLAPSEPIPLTVDTTVHEAVSKMVADRRAAVVIVDAAGRLIGIFTERDVLTRVVGQGRDIHQAKLGEVMTPDPEAVSPDDRICYAVNRMNIAGYRTVPLVDAEGRPIGIVTVNDVVKWLAEIFPEAVLNLRPGDEIKRPLQVDAG
- a CDS encoding 2-oxoacid:acceptor oxidoreductase subunit alpha — translated: MSETVASASLVKKLRRQLDRAVVRFAGDSGDGMQVTGEQFSTEAAWAGADIATLPNFPAEIRAPAGTLFGVSSYQLQFGSRRVYTPGDRLDCLVVMNPAALKVHLGDLKDGGLLIVNTAAFEKKNLDRAGYPSNPLEDPALAERYRLHQVDITRLTMEALEGLALNVKEKERCKNFFALGLVSWIYTRPIQPTLDWITRRFTKNATIAEANTRALKAGYAFGETAEIFTEYYGIEPAEMAPGLYRSMTGNRALAWGVLAAAERTKLRVVYGAYPITPASDILHELSLHKRFGVRTMQAEDEIAAVGAVIGAAFGGAIGVCATSGPGMALKSEGVNLAVMAELPVVIFDIQRGGPSTGLPTKTEQADLLQALYGRNSESPVVVLAPITPGDCFFIAYEAIRIAVKYMVPVIVLSDGYLANGSEPWLIPDPKTLPEIAVSFRTDPEGFFPYVRDEATLARPWVRPGTPGLEHRIGGLEKEHITGNVSYDPENHDLMVRLRAEKVRRVAQEIPPTTVNGPAEGDLLVVGWGGTYGTITAAVEELQQEGKAVASIQLRYLNPLPPDLGQVLRQYRRVLVPEMNSGQLVRVLRAEYLVDAVGFNRVRGLPLQVHEVREAIEQLLEEKQ
- a CDS encoding 2-oxoacid:ferredoxin oxidoreductase subunit beta; its protein translation is MSDARGVTEAPRKYTKKDFESDQDVRWCPGCGDYAILSAVQKMMPDLGIPREDIVFISGIGCSSRFPYYMNTYGFHTIHGRAPAIATGLRLARPELKVFVVTGDGDGLSIGGNHLLHVLRRNVNVTILLFNNKVYGLTKGQYSPTSELGKVTKSTPMGSADRPVSPCGFALGAEATFVARTVDRNVAHVEETLKRAAHHRGAAFVEILQNCNVYNDLAWNVLYDRESRIMQELRLEPGRPLLFGPVDDRHGLVLEGARPRVVRAKDVRESELWVHDEKDPWKAHVLAGLWSPDFPIPVGVLLDVEAPVYEDILLEQERKAIADRGPGDLAKLLVSGDTWRIG
- a CDS encoding FAD-binding protein — protein: MSLPPQFLRELTRIVGPAGVVSTHEGRLTYECDMHTFYKGLPDAVVLPTSSAQVLDVVGLCLRDGVPVVPRGSGTGVIGGAMAPRGGVMISTTRMTRILDVDLPNRCATVEPGVINLRLSDAVKGRGYYFAPDPSSQMVSSIGGNCSTNAGGPHCLKYGITVNHVLGLEFVTGAGEIIRVGGKVREVPGYDLTGVLVGSEGTLGIVTAAIVRLLHLPEAVKTILAAFATIEDASETVSAIIAAGIIPAALECLDEPMIRAIEEGVRAGYPKGAGAVLLIELDGPRAEIEAQAEKIVGICRSRLALEVRVARDEAERALLWKGRKEAAGALGRLTRSWLLQDAVVPRSKLPQAIRAVNAIAARHRLLIAHVFHAGDGNLHPLICYDEEKPGELERAVQANDELLRTCIALGGSVTGEHGVGVDKAENLRLQYGDADLAFMGRLRRVFDPGGVMNPGKLLPSHPACGEAIRRTGKTAVPSGVWI